The following are encoded together in the Pedobacter sp. D749 genome:
- a CDS encoding SusD/RagB family nutrient-binding outer membrane lipoprotein yields MKKIKYSTGYAFLLVLGTSFFSCKKDFDKINTDPIGVPEVTADKLLAPALTNVLGANLIRNRTINNELMQVTVSTLDEVLEGRIYRYDIRRQLSDAMWNSWYSELTNIKDINTIASKPGAINTSYQAISRIAEAWTMQLLTDTYGDVPYTEANQGRAGVLEPAFDKQKDIYTSLLNKLEEANTLLTAGQKIEASSDPVYNGDISKWRRFGNSLYLRLLLRISGKAEASAQAIAKIKEIVDTNPAKYPIMTDNTHTAKILWNGSNSSTAVYSSPFMVNVRPADFRGSAIVDFFINNLTTWGDPRIDPTLGKNGVNRWSIAAGPAGYVGIPSAYPIGSGAPAKQAYFYSDAQSGNPTSLQTDASTGVMMNVAEVDFILAEAAARGWINGTGEDYYYKGIADGINYWMPALYANGNDASVRAYALRGDFNWNNTLPLDNKTVGSDSKLEQIHLQKYYALFLVDFQQWFEYRRVGHPLLPKGSSLLNGGKMPVRLFYPILAQSTNPTNYKNVLTAQGPDDVNTLMWWQKP; encoded by the coding sequence ATGAAAAAGATTAAATATAGTACAGGTTATGCTTTCTTACTGGTGTTGGGGACTTCATTTTTCTCCTGCAAGAAAGATTTCGATAAAATTAATACTGATCCGATAGGTGTACCAGAGGTTACCGCAGATAAATTGCTGGCACCTGCGTTAACAAACGTGTTGGGGGCAAATTTAATCCGTAACCGAACCATTAACAATGAACTCATGCAGGTTACAGTTTCTACTTTGGATGAGGTACTGGAGGGTAGAATTTACAGATATGATATCAGAAGGCAACTGTCTGATGCGATGTGGAATTCCTGGTATTCTGAATTGACAAATATAAAGGATATCAATACCATCGCCAGCAAGCCAGGTGCAATTAACACTTCCTATCAGGCGATTTCCAGAATTGCCGAAGCGTGGACAATGCAGCTGCTAACAGATACCTACGGAGATGTACCTTACACGGAAGCGAATCAAGGTAGGGCTGGTGTATTAGAGCCAGCGTTCGACAAACAAAAAGATATTTACACTTCATTATTGAATAAACTGGAAGAAGCCAATACCCTTTTAACAGCAGGTCAGAAAATTGAAGCCAGCAGCGACCCGGTTTACAATGGAGATATTAGTAAATGGCGAAGATTTGGAAATTCATTGTATTTAAGGCTATTGCTTCGGATTTCAGGCAAGGCAGAAGCAAGTGCACAGGCGATAGCGAAAATTAAAGAAATCGTTGATACCAATCCAGCCAAATACCCGATTATGACTGATAATACCCATACGGCTAAAATTCTATGGAATGGTTCAAACAGTAGTACTGCTGTATATTCATCGCCATTTATGGTTAATGTTAGACCGGCAGATTTTCGGGGATCTGCCATTGTAGACTTTTTTATCAATAACCTGACTACCTGGGGTGATCCAAGAATAGATCCAACATTAGGCAAGAATGGGGTAAACAGGTGGAGTATAGCCGCAGGGCCTGCGGGCTATGTTGGTATACCAAGTGCTTATCCGATAGGTAGTGGAGCGCCAGCTAAACAAGCTTATTTTTACTCTGATGCTCAATCGGGAAATCCAACAAGTTTGCAAACAGATGCTTCAACAGGTGTGATGATGAATGTTGCAGAAGTTGATTTTATTTTAGCAGAAGCAGCTGCACGAGGCTGGATTAACGGTACTGGTGAAGATTATTATTATAAAGGAATAGCTGATGGAATTAATTATTGGATGCCAGCTTTGTACGCTAACGGTAATGATGCATCAGTGAGAGCTTATGCTTTAAGAGGTGACTTCAATTGGAATAATACCTTGCCATTAGACAATAAAACAGTAGGCTCAGATAGCAAGTTGGAACAAATTCACTTGCAAAAATATTATGCCTTGTTTTTAGTAGACTTTCAGCAATGGTTCGAGTACAGAAGAGTCGGTCACCCATTGCTTCCAAAAGGATCAAGCTTATTAAATGGAGGGAAAATGCCAGTTCGTTTATTCTATCCGATACTTGCCCAATCAACCAATCCAACTAATTATAAAAATGTATTAACCGCACAGGGACCTGATGATGTGAATACATTGATGTGGTGGCAAAA
- a CDS encoding FecR family protein, producing MDERYYKLIEDYSKKTIGSEDLTDLLIWVESSQQNQQIFRESLQAFEAADYSLKKPVNQQKSWLAIQQHIENSTEQSPIIKRINYRKYFTIAAAIMVIALLPVLYFNNFHPKKTEVIAYNEIYNPRGQKRLVTMPDGSNIYLNGDSKIRYALNFNTTSKRIVYLDGEAFFDVQHRTKQPFIVHTGKVSTTVLGTSFNINAYASLKDITITVQTGKVGVLFKNKGKTAPVQFLLPNEQLTINKYNGQTTKKQVNAIDFDSWREYKIFFYDKSLSEIADVIAREYDLDIEIKTEALKGVKLTAKFDKCSVKQIMDVIAKLSDSKYTIYENKVIIY from the coding sequence ATGGACGAACGTTATTACAAATTAATAGAAGATTACAGCAAGAAAACCATTGGCAGTGAAGATTTAACTGATTTACTGATTTGGGTTGAAAGCAGCCAGCAGAATCAGCAGATTTTCAGGGAAAGCTTACAGGCCTTTGAAGCAGCAGATTATTCCCTGAAAAAACCTGTTAATCAGCAAAAAAGCTGGTTGGCCATTCAACAACATATTGAAAATAGTACTGAGCAATCGCCAATTATAAAAAGAATCAATTATAGAAAGTATTTTACAATAGCTGCCGCAATCATGGTGATCGCTTTGTTGCCAGTGCTTTATTTTAATAATTTTCATCCAAAAAAGACCGAAGTTATTGCTTACAACGAAATTTACAATCCGCGTGGACAGAAAAGGCTGGTGACCATGCCCGATGGTTCTAATATCTATTTAAATGGCGATAGTAAAATCCGTTACGCACTCAATTTTAATACCACCAGCAAGCGGATCGTTTATTTAGATGGCGAAGCTTTTTTTGACGTGCAGCACCGCACCAAACAACCTTTTATAGTTCATACCGGGAAAGTAAGTACTACCGTTCTGGGTACTTCATTTAATATTAATGCCTATGCATCTTTAAAAGATATCACCATCACCGTGCAAACGGGTAAAGTTGGCGTGCTGTTTAAGAATAAGGGCAAAACAGCCCCTGTTCAGTTCCTCTTACCAAATGAACAGCTTACCATCAATAAATATAATGGACAGACAACAAAAAAGCAGGTAAATGCAATTGATTTTGATAGCTGGAGAGAATACAAAATCTTTTTTTATGATAAATCCCTGAGCGAGATCGCCGATGTAATTGCCCGCGAGTATGATCTTGATATTGAAATTAAAACCGAAGCTTTAAAAGGGGTGAAGCTTACCGCAAAATTTGATAAATGTTCGGTAAAGCAGATTATGGATGTAATTGCTAAGCTATCGGACTCAAAATATACAATCTATGAAAATAAAGTAATCATTTATTAA
- a CDS encoding RNA polymerase sigma factor, with product MKDAYLSKSDEDLMSLLVNQDSLALETLFNRYYPALCKFTSIYIKDYNKAEELIADLFMKLWDKRNELQIKSIKKYLFTAAKNLAFNEIQRVKFHILSINDREDTLDYPDTYLNPHEQLTSRESYSEIISLINLLPDRQREVLLMSRIDMLEKNIIADLLGISVRTVETLLYQAVKNFRSLTTDRLEI from the coding sequence ATGAAGGATGCATATTTGAGCAAAAGTGATGAAGACTTAATGTCATTATTGGTAAACCAAGACAGCCTTGCACTGGAAACCCTTTTTAACAGGTATTACCCTGCTTTATGCAAATTTACCTCTATTTATATTAAAGATTACAACAAAGCAGAAGAGCTTATTGCCGATCTTTTTATGAAGCTTTGGGACAAAAGAAACGAGCTTCAGATCAAATCGATCAAAAAATACCTGTTTACTGCAGCTAAAAATTTAGCCTTTAATGAAATTCAGCGTGTAAAATTCCATATTTTAAGTATCAACGATCGCGAAGATACACTCGATTACCCGGATACTTATTTAAATCCCCACGAACAGCTTACCAGCAGGGAATCCTATTCCGAAATTATAAGTCTTATTAATCTGTTACCCGATCGGCAACGGGAAGTGCTTTTAATGAGCCGCATCGATATGTTAGAGAAAAACATTATTGCCGATTTATTGGGAATTTCTGTAAGAACCGTAGAAACCTTACTCTATCAGGCCGTGAAAAACTTTAGATCGCTCACAACTGACCGATTGGAGATCTAA
- a CDS encoding SusC/RagA family TonB-linked outer membrane protein, with translation MKINTRWIKNFHQYPSKVMVITAIMMLNLLSFSLYTYAQIDKKILFEADGITLKKAFETIEKLSGNHIAYNNNQLDDQKRVYVSRGTRSVYEVLDLLLKGTPFTYKAGGAGNILITAKNTNTGRISGRVADENNEPIPAATIKIVELSKVTQTDNEGNFTIPVLPGTYTVEASFISYQTGKVQNVIVVNNNLTKIGTIKLKSSDNSLDDVVVTALGIKRSERALGYAITTLDSSAFTNAVATNWTDALSGKVAGLNLVRNSGLAGSNKIILRGENNLTGDNEALIVIDGVVASSSAKRTAGTGGGVYGTSGDILPTDFGSALNDLNSDDIENVTVLKGPAASALYGQRGANGAIVITTKSAGSSKKKFNITFTSNTAFEQINRGPDIQQEYGAGVSGASYYSFGTNADGADTHATSSTYGPRFDGTSMFFQYDPTTQKGGTTRTPWVAYPNALDAFFKTGVETTNSVSLDGNAGKVGLRFTASHGNNDWIVPNTNLERTSLAFSGNSNVTKKLNIVFKTSYNNRHSDNLPTTGYGNQSLMYWFMFAHPNMNLDWFKNYWVAGQEQQKFLDLTSSFPEGPYAISEQYINGQRRNGILGNVQATYKFTDDLSLLVRSSIDFNHDIRETKRPWDAAGAKFAQGSYRVQDINSYEVNADFLLRYNKDLTRDLKLSASVGGSQLRNRYYKSELRADGLVVPGDYSLENNQNPLISVPDTARYNINSLYGTMSLSLKNYLFLDLTGRQDWNSTLASPLRTDNVGFFYPSASLSFIASDYWQLPSQISYFKLRGSIAQVGSGGTTPYRTAYNYTLAVNGIYPGGAMTNPSILPNNNLKPLSTTTVEVGAELKLFKSRLNFDFAAYAGSTKNQILSRSIDRATGYSIAVFNAGRVDNKGLEMSVNATPLQSRSFTWTVNGTFSANRNTIKELADSAVILRTGPIGGTQIIANVGGSLGDMYGFGLKRSPDGQVIFDNTGKAIPDQTQLKYLGNTMPKFRFSFGTGVTYKGFAANVLFDAQLGAVAHSLTFARMAGLGKLKLTLPGRYGGLIGDGVMLNPDGVTYSPNTTVATDIGAFYEAMYGSTNAEGSTFRTDYLKFREANINYTFSKRLVSSLGLSRITIGVYGRNLYTWSPWPAFDPEFGTLSGSDIVTGFEVGQLPSTRTFGARLVVGIN, from the coding sequence ATGAAAATTAATACCCGATGGATTAAAAATTTCCATCAGTATCCCTCAAAAGTTATGGTGATTACTGCCATAATGATGTTGAATCTGCTCTCTTTCTCACTATATACCTATGCACAAATCGATAAGAAAATTTTATTCGAAGCGGATGGTATAACCTTAAAAAAGGCTTTTGAAACTATAGAAAAGCTCAGCGGCAATCATATTGCCTATAACAACAACCAGCTCGATGATCAGAAAAGGGTTTATGTTTCCAGAGGAACGAGATCTGTATATGAAGTGCTTGATCTGCTTTTAAAAGGAACGCCGTTTACTTATAAAGCAGGCGGTGCCGGCAACATCCTGATTACAGCTAAAAACACAAATACAGGTAGGATTAGCGGTAGGGTTGCTGATGAGAATAACGAGCCTATTCCGGCTGCCACGATTAAAATTGTTGAGTTAAGTAAGGTTACACAAACTGATAATGAAGGTAATTTTACGATTCCCGTATTACCAGGCACCTACACGGTTGAGGCAAGTTTTATTAGCTATCAAACCGGTAAAGTACAGAATGTAATTGTAGTTAATAATAATTTGACTAAAATAGGAACAATAAAACTTAAATCATCTGATAATTCATTGGATGATGTGGTTGTTACGGCTTTGGGAATCAAGCGTTCGGAAAGGGCATTGGGATATGCCATTACAACTTTAGACAGTTCTGCATTTACAAATGCGGTAGCTACGAACTGGACAGATGCATTGTCTGGAAAAGTAGCAGGATTAAATCTGGTCCGCAACAGTGGTTTGGCAGGATCTAATAAAATCATTCTCCGTGGAGAAAATAATTTAACAGGAGATAATGAAGCACTGATTGTTATTGATGGAGTTGTGGCCAGTAGTAGTGCAAAACGTACTGCCGGAACCGGCGGAGGTGTTTATGGAACATCCGGAGATATTTTGCCAACGGATTTTGGAAGCGCACTTAACGATCTGAATTCTGACGATATTGAAAATGTTACAGTATTAAAGGGCCCTGCAGCTTCAGCGCTTTATGGCCAGAGGGGAGCAAATGGTGCCATTGTAATTACGACCAAATCTGCTGGTAGCAGTAAGAAAAAGTTTAATATTACCTTCACTTCTAATACTGCCTTCGAGCAAATTAACAGAGGACCAGATATTCAACAAGAATATGGTGCAGGTGTAAGCGGTGCGAGTTATTACAGTTTTGGAACAAATGCGGATGGTGCAGATACCCATGCAACCAGTTCGACTTACGGACCTAGGTTTGACGGTACCAGCATGTTTTTTCAATATGATCCAACTACACAAAAAGGTGGAACAACGCGTACACCATGGGTAGCATATCCAAATGCATTAGATGCATTTTTTAAAACGGGGGTAGAAACAACAAACTCTGTGAGCTTAGATGGAAACGCAGGAAAAGTAGGTTTACGCTTTACGGCAAGCCATGGTAATAACGATTGGATAGTTCCTAATACAAATTTGGAACGTACTTCTCTTGCTTTTTCAGGAAATAGTAATGTAACCAAAAAACTGAACATTGTTTTTAAGACCAGTTATAATAACAGGCACAGTGATAATTTACCGACAACCGGCTATGGTAATCAGTCATTAATGTATTGGTTCATGTTTGCACATCCAAATATGAATTTGGATTGGTTTAAAAACTATTGGGTGGCCGGACAGGAGCAACAGAAGTTTTTAGACTTAACTTCAAGTTTTCCGGAAGGACCTTATGCAATTTCTGAACAATATATAAATGGACAGCGAAGAAATGGCATTTTGGGAAATGTTCAGGCCACTTATAAGTTTACTGATGATTTAAGTTTACTGGTACGTTCGTCTATCGATTTTAATCATGATATCCGCGAAACCAAGCGTCCATGGGATGCTGCAGGTGCAAAATTTGCCCAGGGCTCTTATCGTGTCCAGGACATCAACTCTTATGAAGTGAACGCCGACTTTTTATTAAGGTATAACAAAGATTTAACAAGGGATTTAAAACTTTCTGCATCAGTAGGTGGTAGCCAATTGAGAAACAGATACTACAAATCAGAGCTTCGCGCTGATGGATTAGTTGTTCCGGGTGATTATAGCTTGGAAAACAATCAAAATCCATTGATTTCGGTACCGGATACTGCACGGTATAACATCAATAGTTTGTACGGTACAATGTCTTTATCGTTAAAAAACTATTTATTTTTAGATTTAACCGGAAGACAGGATTGGAACAGTACTTTGGCGTCTCCACTTCGAACGGACAATGTTGGTTTCTTCTATCCATCTGCAAGTTTATCTTTCATTGCGTCAGATTATTGGCAGTTGCCTTCGCAAATCAGCTATTTCAAGCTTCGGGGTTCAATTGCCCAAGTGGGTAGTGGTGGAACGACGCCATATCGTACCGCGTACAACTATACGCTTGCTGTGAACGGAATTTATCCGGGCGGGGCAATGACAAACCCAAGTATACTTCCAAATAATAACTTAAAGCCACTATCTACTACAACAGTTGAGGTTGGTGCCGAATTAAAATTATTTAAAAGCAGATTAAATTTCGATTTTGCCGCATACGCCGGAAGTACAAAAAATCAGATATTAAGCCGTTCGATTGATCGTGCTACAGGATATTCAATCGCTGTATTTAATGCCGGAAGGGTAGATAACAAAGGCTTGGAAATGTCGGTAAATGCAACGCCTTTGCAGAGCAGATCATTTACATGGACGGTTAACGGAACGTTTTCTGCGAACAGAAATACCATTAAAGAATTGGCCGATAGCGCTGTAATATTACGTACAGGCCCAATTGGAGGTACACAAATCATAGCTAATGTTGGTGGAAGCCTCGGAGATATGTATGGTTTCGGATTGAAGCGTTCGCCTGATGGACAGGTAATATTCGATAATACCGGTAAAGCCATTCCAGATCAAACCCAGTTAAAATATCTGGGAAATACCATGCCTAAATTTAGATTTAGTTTTGGTACAGGTGTAACTTATAAGGGCTTTGCTGCTAACGTTTTATTTGACGCACAATTAGGTGCTGTTGCACACTCGTTAACGTTTGCAAGAATGGCAGGTTTGGGCAAATTAAAACTGACCTTACCAGGCAGGTACGGCGGTTTGATTGGAGATGGAGTAATGTTAAATCCTGATGGTGTTACTTATAGCCCCAATACCACAGTTGCAACTGATATCGGTGCATTTTATGAGGCTATGTATGGTTCTACTAATGCAGAAGGAAGTACTTTCAGAACCGATTATCTAAAATTCAGAGAAGCAAATATTAATTATACATTCTCAAAAAGACTGGTTTCAAGTTTGGGCCTGAGCCGGATAACCATAGGCGTGTATGGGCGTAACCTGTATACCTGGTCGCCGTGGCCTGCATTCGATCCTGAGTTTGGTACATTATCGGGTAGCGATATCGTAACAGGTTTTGAAGTAGGGCAACTGCCATCAACCAGAACTTTTGGTGCACGTTTAGTAGTGGGTATAAACTAA
- the gndA gene encoding NADP-dependent phosphogluconate dehydrogenase: MANNDSEKYKLGMIGLGTMGRNLLLNMADKGFSVTGYDKDQKMISKLEEEGKAHNLEGFNDIESFISSLQTPRTLILLVPAGPIVDSVIAELKPLLSKGDIIIDSGNSHFTDTNRRVDELEKDGLHFFGMGISGGEEGARFGPSMMPGGDKQAYNVVKDVFDAVAAKVGTDPCVTYIGPGASGHFVKMVHNGIEYAIMELIAEVYGILKNGLGYSNEEIYKVFKKWNEGRLQSFLLEITAEIFLFKDTETQNDLLDQIKDEARSKGTGKWTSEVSMELQLPIPTINEAVSNRDLSKFKKLRVSLEEAFGKKDTKIEVTVEELEDAFYFSMISAYAQGMHLLVQASKEYQYDLQLQEIAKIWRGGCIIRAKFLEDIYQAYDKDNSLEHLFGDTGIQNIIKGTLAGTRKTISACINSGLGIPAFASTLTYFDTITTGRMPSNLIQAQRDFFGAHTFERIDKDGVFHADWNKLS, encoded by the coding sequence ATGGCAAATAACGATTCTGAAAAATATAAATTGGGAATGATTGGTTTAGGTACTATGGGCCGGAACTTATTATTAAACATGGCTGATAAGGGCTTCTCTGTAACAGGTTACGATAAAGACCAAAAGATGATCTCGAAGCTTGAAGAAGAAGGCAAAGCACATAACTTAGAAGGATTTAATGATATTGAAAGCTTTATTTCCAGCTTACAAACACCACGTACATTAATTTTACTAGTACCAGCCGGACCAATTGTAGATAGCGTTATTGCAGAACTAAAACCACTTTTAAGCAAAGGTGATATCATCATCGATAGTGGAAATTCGCATTTTACCGATACCAACCGCCGTGTTGACGAGTTAGAGAAAGATGGCTTACATTTTTTCGGAATGGGTATTTCTGGTGGTGAAGAAGGTGCTCGGTTTGGTCCGAGTATGATGCCTGGTGGTGATAAACAAGCATACAACGTTGTAAAAGATGTTTTTGATGCGGTAGCTGCAAAAGTGGGTACCGATCCTTGTGTAACCTACATTGGCCCTGGAGCTTCTGGTCACTTTGTTAAAATGGTGCATAATGGTATAGAATATGCCATTATGGAGCTTATTGCCGAGGTATATGGCATCCTTAAAAATGGTTTAGGTTACTCAAATGAAGAAATTTACAAAGTATTCAAAAAATGGAACGAAGGCAGGTTGCAATCATTTTTATTGGAAATTACTGCTGAAATTTTCTTATTTAAAGATACCGAAACACAAAATGATCTTTTAGATCAGATTAAAGATGAAGCCCGTTCAAAAGGTACTGGAAAATGGACATCAGAGGTTTCAATGGAACTTCAATTGCCAATCCCTACTATTAACGAAGCTGTTTCTAACCGCGATTTATCTAAATTTAAAAAACTAAGGGTTTCTCTAGAGGAAGCTTTTGGTAAAAAAGATACTAAAATTGAGGTAACAGTTGAAGAACTGGAAGATGCATTTTACTTCTCTATGATCAGTGCTTATGCACAAGGGATGCATTTACTGGTTCAGGCATCAAAAGAATATCAATACGACCTACAGTTACAGGAAATTGCCAAAATCTGGCGCGGAGGCTGTATCATCAGGGCTAAATTTTTAGAAGATATTTATCAGGCTTATGATAAAGACAATTCTCTTGAACATTTATTCGGTGATACGGGTATTCAGAACATCATTAAAGGCACTTTAGCAGGTACGCGCAAAACAATCAGTGCATGTATCAATTCTGGTTTAGGTATTCCTGCATTTGCATCTACCCTAACCTATTTCGATACGATTACTACAGGCCGCATGCCTTCAAATTTAATTCAGGCACAAAGAGATTTCTTTGGCGCACACACCTTTGAACGCATTGATAAAGATGGCGTTTTTCATGCCGACTGGAATAAATTATCATAA
- a CDS encoding sterol desaturase family protein — MTVNYLAFAIPAFFIFVFIEFKIAQHQKKAKIFKYESTVANFSVGIAERLLNLFIAASFYQVYDWLYAHYAIFDISTKWYVWILLLLATDFVWYWYHRLGHEINFLWAAHIVHHQSEEFNLSAAARITTIQAIFRNVFWCALPLVGFHPNMIITILLAHGAYSFFTHTQLIGKLGWLENILITPSLHGVHHASDEKYLDKNYGDVFVFWDKLFGTFQAEEEAPQYGLTHPIKSYSFLWQHFHYYLEIGEAYRRANGFKARWDAVFGSPALMDQNIRPILEERYYQNKLQHEAKPKPRFKIYLNIQLIMVVAMLTGTTMFYESLTVVPKVAILIFILVTLINIGALLEQRKWIYYLECFRLILVFGYFFYSFNIIELLIFPVVGLIILERNFSLNSLYKKHLFSYKSNTINT, encoded by the coding sequence ATGACGGTAAACTACCTTGCATTTGCTATTCCGGCATTTTTTATTTTTGTATTTATTGAATTTAAAATTGCCCAGCACCAAAAGAAGGCGAAAATTTTTAAATACGAGAGTACAGTTGCAAATTTTAGTGTAGGTATTGCCGAGCGGTTATTGAATTTATTTATTGCGGCCAGTTTTTATCAGGTTTACGATTGGCTGTATGCCCACTATGCCATTTTCGATATTTCTACGAAGTGGTATGTGTGGATTTTGCTGTTGCTTGCTACCGATTTTGTTTGGTACTGGTACCACAGGCTTGGACATGAGATTAATTTTTTATGGGCAGCACACATTGTGCACCACCAAAGCGAAGAGTTTAATTTATCTGCAGCAGCGCGGATTACCACTATTCAGGCCATTTTTCGTAATGTTTTCTGGTGTGCTTTACCATTGGTAGGTTTTCACCCCAACATGATCATTACCATTCTTTTGGCCCACGGTGCGTATTCGTTTTTTACACATACGCAATTGATTGGCAAATTAGGCTGGCTCGAAAATATTTTGATTACGCCTTCGCTACATGGCGTTCATCATGCTTCTGACGAGAAATACCTTGATAAAAACTATGGTGACGTTTTTGTTTTCTGGGACAAATTATTCGGCACGTTCCAGGCGGAAGAAGAAGCACCTCAATACGGCTTAACACATCCAATTAAAAGTTATAGTTTCCTTTGGCAACATTTTCATTATTATTTAGAAATAGGGGAGGCTTACAGACGTGCAAATGGATTCAAGGCCAGATGGGATGCTGTTTTCGGGAGTCCGGCTTTAATGGACCAGAATATCAGGCCGATTTTAGAAGAACGTTATTATCAAAATAAATTACAACATGAGGCGAAACCTAAACCCAGGTTTAAAATTTATCTGAATATCCAGCTGATTATGGTGGTAGCAATGCTTACAGGTACAACCATGTTTTACGAATCGTTAACTGTAGTCCCTAAAGTTGCCATATTGATTTTTATCCTCGTTACCCTGATCAATATAGGCGCCCTGTTAGAGCAGCGCAAGTGGATTTATTACCTCGAATGTTTCAGGTTGATACTGGTATTCGGTTATTTCTTCTATAGCTTTAATATCATCGAACTTTTAATATTCCCGGTTGTAGGATTGATTATTCTTGAGCGTAATTTTTCATTGAATAGCTTGTATAAAAAGCACCTTTTTAGCTATAAATCCAACACAATTAATACATAG
- a CDS encoding ROK family protein, giving the protein MATEKKAENNNILSIDIGGTSIKTVLLDESGNMITEYLKSKTPPEATPKDIVTGIVELIKPFPDSYNRVSIGFPGYVKNGIVKTAPNLAKNKWADVDLAQRVANELGKPVRLVNDADQQGLGVVEGKGFEIVFTVGTGFGTALLFDGELLPHLELAHFPINKEEDYDDYIGNKAFEKIGSERWNKRLKKVIEIYKTVFNYDTLYIGGGNSKQINFKLEDNIKIVTNRDGIKGGAKLWKLADKYNIFTVEPKK; this is encoded by the coding sequence ATGGCTACAGAGAAAAAAGCTGAAAACAACAATATATTATCTATCGATATTGGCGGCACCAGTATAAAAACCGTTCTTTTAGATGAAAGCGGAAACATGATTACCGAATATTTAAAAAGCAAAACCCCGCCAGAAGCTACGCCAAAAGATATTGTAACAGGTATTGTAGAATTGATTAAGCCTTTCCCTGATAGTTATAACCGTGTATCAATCGGATTTCCGGGTTACGTTAAAAATGGGATTGTAAAAACTGCTCCCAATCTGGCTAAAAACAAATGGGCTGATGTAGATCTTGCACAACGCGTGGCCAACGAGCTTGGTAAGCCTGTGCGTTTGGTTAATGATGCAGACCAGCAAGGCTTAGGCGTGGTTGAAGGTAAAGGCTTTGAAATTGTTTTTACTGTTGGTACAGGCTTCGGAACAGCGCTATTGTTTGATGGAGAACTGCTTCCTCACCTGGAACTGGCGCATTTCCCAATCAATAAGGAGGAAGATTACGACGATTATATTGGAAACAAGGCATTCGAAAAAATTGGTAGCGAACGCTGGAACAAAAGATTAAAAAAGGTAATCGAAATTTATAAAACAGTTTTCAATTACGATACCCTATATATAGGTGGCGGAAATTCGAAGCAGATTAATTTTAAGCTGGAAGACAATATTAAAATCGTGACCAACAGAGACGGGATTAAAGGTGGGGCAAAGCTTTGGAAACTGGCTGATAAGTACAATATTTTTACTGTTGAGCCTAAAAAATAA